From one Vanacampus margaritifer isolate UIUO_Vmar chromosome 12, RoL_Vmar_1.0, whole genome shotgun sequence genomic stretch:
- the erlec1 gene encoding endoplasmic reticulum lectin 1 isoform X1: MAGLVLMMVGGLLEICVSILGHGDSQPSFTDEIPFKIAWPGAEFTLPTSGALYKEDNFVIMTTLEKEKYKCLLPSLTSGEEDNDKEYSGPNPSQLLEPLFKRNSCSYRIESYWTYEVCHGKHVRQYHEEKETGQKIRVQEYFLGNLAGKRKSKEMAKVEETDTTAQSAPETVRSKNIEGQPTPYYSLEMGNGTPCLLKQNKPRSASVLYVCHPEAKHEILSIAEVTSCEYEVVVLTPLLCAHPKYRFKSSPVNAIFCQALAGSPLRPQRLAQLDKEQEEQLKPPFSTTAEHREQDTPPTTEEAFTSTHKPIAVGGQAQVAVGTTHISRLTDEQLVKEFLSGSYCLHGGVGWWKYEFCYGKHVHQYHEDKEQPKNIVVVGSWNAEEHIEWSNKNVARSYQLKDSGVQKVKLVSHFYGHGDLCDLTGKPRQVIVKLKCKESESPHAVTVYMLEPQTCQYVLGVESSVICRILDSADEHGLLSISS, encoded by the exons ATGGCTGGGCTCGTGTTGATGATGGTTGGTGGGCTTCTGGAGATCTGCGTTAGCATTTTAGGACACGGGGACAGTCAGCCCTCCTTCACGGATGAAATTCCTTTTAAAATCGCCTGGCCCGGGGCTGAATTCACACTG CCCACTTCAGGCGCACTTTACAAGGAAGACAACTTTGTCATTATGACAACATTAGAGAAGGAGAAATACAAATGCCTCCTACCTTCGTTGACATCTGGAGAAGAG GACAATGATAAGGAGTACAGCGGGCCAAATCCATCACAACTTCTGGAGCCTCTGTTCAAACGAAACAGCTGCTCATATAGA ATTGAATCCTACTGGACATATGAAGTATGTCATGGAAAACATGTAAGACAGTATCATGAAGAGAAGGAGACGGGTCAG AAAATACGTGTTCAGGAATACTTCTTGGGAAATTtagcagggaaaagaaaaagtaaagaaatgg CTAAAGTTGAAGAGACAGACACGACGGCTCAGTCAGCACCTGAAACC GTGCGGTCTAAGAACATAGAAGGTCAGCCGACTCCTTATTACTCACTGGAGATGGGAAACGGAACACCTTGCCTGCTGAAGCAAAACAAGCCCCGCTCCGCGTCCGTGCTGTACGTGTGTCACCCGGAGGCCAAACATGAGATCCTGTCCATCGCCGAGGTCACCTCCTGCGAATATGAAGTGGTGGTGCTGACCCCCCTGCTCTGCGCGCACCCGAAATACAG GTTCAAGTCGTCCCCGGTGAACGCCATCTTCTGCCAAGCCCTGGCTGGCTCGCCGCTGCGGCCTCAGCGACTCGCCCAGCTGGATAAGGAGCAAGAGGAGCAGCTCAAGCCTCCTTTCAGCACCACTGCAGAACACAGAGAG CAGGATACGCCACCGACGACAGAGGAAGCCTTCACTTCCACACACAAACCCATCGCCGTGGGCGGGCAGGCGCAGGTGGCCGTGGGCACCACCCACATATCACGCCTGACGGACGAGCAGCTCGTCAAAGAGTTCCTCAGCGGCTCCTACTGTTTACACGGG GGGGTCGGATGGTGGAAATATGAATTCTGTTACGGGAAACACGTCCATCAGTACCACGAG GATAAGGAGCAACCGAAGAACATTGTGGTGGTCGGTAGCTGGAATGCCGAGGAGCACATCGAGTGGTCCAACAAGAACGTGGCTCGATCTTACCAGCTAAAAGACAGCGGAGTGCAGAAAGTCAA GCTGGTCTCCCATTTCTACGGCCACGGAGACTTGTGCGATCTGACGGGAAAGCCCCGCCAAGTTATTGTCAAATTGAA ATGTAAAGAGTCCGAGTCTCCACATGCGGTCACTGTCTATATGCTGGAACCTCAGACATGCCAATACGTCCTCGGA GTTGAATCTTCAGTCATATGCAGGATTCTCGACTCGGCAGATGAACACGGACTTCTGTCTATCTCCAGCTAA
- the gpr75 gene encoding putative G-protein coupled receptor 75 codes for MMNSTETPSELADVPKQVHLNGSQASHSPPVWAVVHTATLTFCSLLLVFIFCLGSYGNLVVFLSFFDPAFRKFRTNFDFMILNLSFCDLFICCVTAPMFALVLYLDAGGVDGVSKSFCFAFHLTSSGFIIMSLETVAVIALHRLRMVLGQQPNRTASFPCTLALTALLWTSSFTMAALLTMRAYPRRDGPCLPHFGLGGGRARLVLYAYLADFAFCVAVVSVSYLMIAQTLRKNAQVRKCPVITVAATCTPPSPPLAATGFEGAQFSGQNPLYRNQMYNKLQNVQTHSYANRTKQPVVPGAAQGATCCQLVSTVNLATAKDSKAVVTCVVIVFSVLLCCLPMGISLAQDVLSPESNFAHYQFELCGFVLIFLKSGINPFVYSRNSAGLRRRVLCCVHWVALGLLCCKHKTRLHAMGKGSLEVNRNKSSHHETNSAYVLSPKAQRRLVDQACGPSQSRECAAASPRGVRRPRPASTSTPINTRIEPYYSIYNSSPSAGPSSPTSLQPASSQTFAFAKSYVAMHYHTHQDTLQDFESTSVQQIPVPSV; via the coding sequence TGGCGGATGTGCCCAAGCAAGTGCACTTAAATGGCAGCCAGGCGTCACACAGCCCCCCAGTTTGGGCGGTCGTCCACACTGCCACCTTGACCTTTTGCtccctcctcctcgtcttcatcTTCTGCCTGGGCTCCTACGGGAACCTGGTGGTGTTCCTGTCCTTCTTCGACCCGGCCTTCCGCAAGTTCCGCACCAACTTCGACTTCATGATCCTCAACCTGTCCTTCtgtgatttgtttatttgctgtgtGACGGCTCCGATGTTTGCCTTGGTGCTCTACCTGGATGCGGGCGGCGTGGACGGCGTGTCCAAAAGCTTCTGCTTCGCTTTCCACCTGACCAGCTCGGGCTTCATCATCATGTCGCTGGAGACGGTGGCGGTCATCGCCCTGCACCGGCTACGCATGGTCCTGGGGCAGCAGCCCAACCGCACCGCCTCGTTCCCCTGCACCCTGGCCCTCACCGCCCTGCTATGGACGTCCAGTTTCACCATGGCGGCCCTGCTCACCATGCGGGCGTACCCGCGCAGGGATGGACCCTGCTTACCCCACTTTGGTCTAGGAGGGGGGAGGGCCAGGTTGGTGCTGTACGCATACCTTGCTGACTTTGCTTTTTGCGTGGCTGTAGTATCCGTATCCTATCTGATGATCGCTCAGACCTTGAGGAAGAACGCGCAAGTCAGGAAGTGTCCCGTTATCACCGTGGCGGCCACGTGCACCCCGCCCTCACCACCTCTAGCAGCCACAGGCTTTGAGGGGGCGCAGTTTAGTGGTCAGAACCCCTTGTACCGTAATCAGATGTATAACAAGTTACAAAACGTTCAGACGCACTCTTACGCCAACAGGACCAAACAACCGGTGGTCCCGGGGGCAGCCCAGGGAGCCACCTGTTGCCAGCTGGTCTCCACAGTCAACTTGGCCACCGCCAAGGATTCCAAAGCTGTCGTCACCTGTGTGGTCATCGTGTTCTCAGTGCTGCTGTGCTGCCTGCCGATGGGGATCTCCTTGGCGCAGGACGTCCTGTCGCCAGAGAGCAACTTCGCACATTACCAGTTTGAACTGTGCGGTTTCGTCCTCATCTTCCTCAAGTCGGGCATCAATCCCTTCGTGTACTCGCGTAACAGTGCCGGCCTCCGTCGCCGCGTGCTCTGCTGCGTGCACTGGGTCGCGCTGGGACTGCTGTGCTGCAAGCACAAGACCCGCTTGCACGCCATGGGCAAGGGCAGCCTGGAAGTCAACCGGAATAAATCCTCGCACCACGAGACCAACTCGGCGTACGTGCTCTCGCCCAAGGCGCAGAGGAGGCTGGTGGACCAGGCGTGCGGGCCCAGTCAGTCCAGAGAGTGCGCCGCCGCCAGTCCAAGGGGCGTGCGGAGGCCCCGCCCCGCCAGCACGTCCACGCCCATCAACACGCGCATCGAGCCCTACTACAGTATTTACAACAGCAGTCCTTCTGCCGGGCCCAGCTCGCCCACCAGCCTCCAACCCGCCAGCTCGCAGACGTTCGCCTTCGCCAAGTCCTACGTGGCCATGCACTACCACACTCACCAGGACACCCTACAGGACTTTGAGAGCACCTCTGTCCAACAGATCCCCGTCCCCTCTGTCTAA
- the erlec1 gene encoding endoplasmic reticulum lectin 1 isoform X2 produces the protein MAGLVLMMVGGLLEICVSILGHGDSQPSFTDEIPFKIAWPGAEFTLPTSGALYKEDNFVIMTTLEKEKYKCLLPSLTSGEEDNDKEYSGPNPSQLLEPLFKRNSCSYRIESYWTYEVCHGKHVRQYHEEKETGQKIRVQEYFLGNLAGKRKSKEMAKVEETDTTAQSAPETVRSKNIEGQPTPYYSLEMGNGTPCLLKQNKPRSASVLYVCHPEAKHEILSIAEVTSCEYEVVVLTPLLCAHPKYRFKSSPVNAIFCQALAGSPLRPQRLAQLDKEQEEQLKPPFSTTAEHREDTPPTTEEAFTSTHKPIAVGGQAQVAVGTTHISRLTDEQLVKEFLSGSYCLHGGVGWWKYEFCYGKHVHQYHEDKEQPKNIVVVGSWNAEEHIEWSNKNVARSYQLKDSGVQKVKLVSHFYGHGDLCDLTGKPRQVIVKLKCKESESPHAVTVYMLEPQTCQYVLGVESSVICRILDSADEHGLLSISS, from the exons ATGGCTGGGCTCGTGTTGATGATGGTTGGTGGGCTTCTGGAGATCTGCGTTAGCATTTTAGGACACGGGGACAGTCAGCCCTCCTTCACGGATGAAATTCCTTTTAAAATCGCCTGGCCCGGGGCTGAATTCACACTG CCCACTTCAGGCGCACTTTACAAGGAAGACAACTTTGTCATTATGACAACATTAGAGAAGGAGAAATACAAATGCCTCCTACCTTCGTTGACATCTGGAGAAGAG GACAATGATAAGGAGTACAGCGGGCCAAATCCATCACAACTTCTGGAGCCTCTGTTCAAACGAAACAGCTGCTCATATAGA ATTGAATCCTACTGGACATATGAAGTATGTCATGGAAAACATGTAAGACAGTATCATGAAGAGAAGGAGACGGGTCAG AAAATACGTGTTCAGGAATACTTCTTGGGAAATTtagcagggaaaagaaaaagtaaagaaatgg CTAAAGTTGAAGAGACAGACACGACGGCTCAGTCAGCACCTGAAACC GTGCGGTCTAAGAACATAGAAGGTCAGCCGACTCCTTATTACTCACTGGAGATGGGAAACGGAACACCTTGCCTGCTGAAGCAAAACAAGCCCCGCTCCGCGTCCGTGCTGTACGTGTGTCACCCGGAGGCCAAACATGAGATCCTGTCCATCGCCGAGGTCACCTCCTGCGAATATGAAGTGGTGGTGCTGACCCCCCTGCTCTGCGCGCACCCGAAATACAG GTTCAAGTCGTCCCCGGTGAACGCCATCTTCTGCCAAGCCCTGGCTGGCTCGCCGCTGCGGCCTCAGCGACTCGCCCAGCTGGATAAGGAGCAAGAGGAGCAGCTCAAGCCTCCTTTCAGCACCACTGCAGAACACAGAGAG GATACGCCACCGACGACAGAGGAAGCCTTCACTTCCACACACAAACCCATCGCCGTGGGCGGGCAGGCGCAGGTGGCCGTGGGCACCACCCACATATCACGCCTGACGGACGAGCAGCTCGTCAAAGAGTTCCTCAGCGGCTCCTACTGTTTACACGGG GGGGTCGGATGGTGGAAATATGAATTCTGTTACGGGAAACACGTCCATCAGTACCACGAG GATAAGGAGCAACCGAAGAACATTGTGGTGGTCGGTAGCTGGAATGCCGAGGAGCACATCGAGTGGTCCAACAAGAACGTGGCTCGATCTTACCAGCTAAAAGACAGCGGAGTGCAGAAAGTCAA GCTGGTCTCCCATTTCTACGGCCACGGAGACTTGTGCGATCTGACGGGAAAGCCCCGCCAAGTTATTGTCAAATTGAA ATGTAAAGAGTCCGAGTCTCCACATGCGGTCACTGTCTATATGCTGGAACCTCAGACATGCCAATACGTCCTCGGA GTTGAATCTTCAGTCATATGCAGGATTCTCGACTCGGCAGATGAACACGGACTTCTGTCTATCTCCAGCTAA